Proteins from a genomic interval of Leifsonia shinshuensis:
- the dnaJ gene encoding molecular chaperone DnaJ: MADHYEVLGVDRNATPDEIKKAYRRLARELHPDVNPSSEAQERFKLVTHAYDVLSDPQQRQQYDLGGSTGFGGAGAGDFAGFGDIFETFFGGGGGATRGPRSRRERGQDALLRVEVELDEVVFGTHRDLDVDTAVVCETCNGSCCQPGTAPVTCDICHGTGSIQRSVRSLLGNVMTSSPCGTCRGYGTVIATPCVTCQGQGRVRARRTVPVDIPAGVDTGLRLQMPGSGEAGPAGGPNGDLYLEIKVKHHEVFSRDGDDLLCTLELSMTDAILGTTATVKALDGDIRLELKPGTQSADIVTVKDRGITHLRGSGRGDLRVGIQVVTPTKLDHKEKELIKKFAATHHNPEPSLARFQQGLFAKLRDRFLNL, translated from the coding sequence GTGGCCGACCACTACGAAGTCCTCGGCGTTGACCGCAACGCCACCCCCGACGAGATCAAGAAGGCGTACCGCCGGCTCGCGCGCGAGCTGCACCCGGACGTCAACCCGAGCTCCGAGGCGCAGGAGCGCTTCAAGCTCGTGACCCACGCCTACGACGTGCTGAGCGACCCGCAGCAGCGGCAGCAGTACGACCTCGGCGGCTCGACCGGCTTCGGCGGTGCGGGCGCCGGCGACTTCGCCGGCTTCGGCGACATCTTCGAGACGTTCTTCGGCGGAGGCGGCGGCGCGACCCGCGGCCCGCGCTCCCGGCGCGAGCGCGGCCAGGACGCCCTGCTGCGCGTGGAGGTCGAGCTCGACGAGGTCGTCTTCGGCACCCACCGTGACCTGGACGTCGACACCGCGGTGGTGTGCGAGACCTGCAACGGCTCGTGCTGCCAGCCCGGCACCGCGCCGGTCACCTGCGACATCTGCCACGGCACCGGCAGCATCCAGCGCTCGGTGCGCTCGCTGCTCGGCAACGTGATGACCTCCAGCCCCTGCGGCACCTGCCGGGGCTACGGCACCGTCATCGCCACGCCGTGCGTGACCTGCCAGGGCCAGGGCCGCGTGCGCGCCCGCCGGACCGTTCCGGTGGACATCCCCGCCGGCGTCGACACGGGCCTGCGCCTGCAGATGCCGGGCTCGGGCGAGGCCGGCCCCGCCGGCGGCCCGAACGGCGACCTGTACCTGGAGATCAAGGTCAAGCACCACGAGGTGTTCAGCCGCGATGGCGACGACCTGCTCTGCACGCTGGAGCTCTCGATGACCGACGCCATCCTCGGCACCACCGCGACCGTGAAGGCGCTCGACGGCGACATCCGCCTGGAGCTGAAGCCCGGCACCCAGAGCGCCGACATCGTCACGGTCAAGGACCGCGGCATCACCCACCTGCGCGGCAGCGGCCGGGGCGACCTGCGGGTGGGCATCCAGGTGGTCACGCCGACCAAGCTCGACCACAAGGAGAAGGAGCTCATCAAGAAGTTCGCCGCGACGCACCACAACCCGGAGCCGTCGCTGGCGCGCTTCCAGCAGGGGCTGTTCGCGAAGCTCCGCGACCGGTTCCTCAACCTCTGA
- the ybeY gene encoding rRNA maturation RNase YbeY: protein MSIEINNESAIEVDESALQRLAGYALDIMHVHPDAELAIVLVDEAAMEQLHVQWMDEPGPTDVLSFPMDELRPGTEEEPAPAGLLGDVVLCPQVAQVQAETAGHTLMDELLLLTTHGILHLLGFDHAEPAEEREMFGIQRDILVGFARYDRQR, encoded by the coding sequence ATGAGCATCGAGATCAACAACGAGTCCGCCATCGAGGTGGACGAGTCCGCCCTGCAGCGCCTGGCCGGCTACGCGCTCGACATCATGCACGTGCACCCCGACGCCGAGCTCGCGATCGTCCTGGTCGATGAGGCCGCCATGGAGCAGCTGCACGTGCAGTGGATGGACGAGCCCGGCCCGACCGACGTGCTGAGCTTCCCGATGGACGAGCTGCGCCCCGGCACCGAGGAGGAGCCCGCTCCCGCCGGTCTCCTCGGCGACGTCGTGCTGTGCCCGCAGGTCGCGCAGGTGCAGGCGGAGACCGCCGGGCACACGCTGATGGACGAACTGCTGCTGCTGACCACGCACGGCATCCTGCACCTGCTCGGCTTCGACCACGCCGAGCCGGCGGAGGAGCGGGAGATGTTCGGCATCCAGCGCGACATCCTCGTGGGCTTCGCCCGCTACGACCGACAGCGCTAG
- a CDS encoding PhoH family protein, with translation MAGSRKEALATTDPTTPDGPTAPGGPAEARLSVDGIQMVRLLGPQDRLLTTLERQYPLVDVHVRGNEISLTGDPAQVAAARALLEELLQMVRNGQDLGPAEVASSARMMRSDLNLSPSDVLSQAILTARGKSIRPKTLGQSQYVEAIDHNTIVFGIGPAGTGKTYLAMAKAVQALQRKEVSRIILTRPAVEAGERLGYLPGTLTDKIDPYLRPLYDALNEMLDPEVVPKLLAAGTIEVAPLAYMRGRTLNDSFIILDEAQNTTPEQMKMFLTRLGFNSKMVVTGDITQIDLPNAASGLRLVTRVLNDIDDIHFARLTSDDVVRHSLVGRIVDAYTEYDAKQQARQYEREEAREFANRAERRAGTPRDHLPKRQYPDRQGPTR, from the coding sequence ATGGCGGGCTCGAGGAAGGAAGCCTTGGCGACGACTGACCCGACGACCCCCGACGGACCGACTGCTCCGGGAGGTCCGGCCGAGGCGCGCCTGAGCGTCGACGGGATCCAGATGGTGCGGCTGCTCGGTCCCCAGGACCGCCTGCTGACCACGCTGGAGCGCCAGTACCCGCTGGTGGACGTGCACGTCCGCGGCAACGAGATCAGCCTGACCGGCGACCCGGCGCAGGTCGCCGCGGCGCGCGCGCTGCTGGAGGAGCTGCTGCAGATGGTCCGCAACGGCCAGGACCTCGGCCCGGCCGAGGTCGCCAGCTCCGCCCGGATGATGCGCAGCGACCTGAACCTCAGCCCGTCGGACGTGCTGAGCCAGGCGATCCTCACCGCGCGCGGCAAGAGCATCCGGCCGAAGACCCTCGGCCAGAGCCAGTACGTCGAGGCGATCGACCACAACACCATCGTCTTCGGCATCGGCCCGGCCGGAACGGGCAAGACCTACCTGGCGATGGCGAAGGCCGTCCAGGCGCTGCAGCGCAAGGAGGTCAGCCGCATCATCCTCACCCGCCCCGCGGTGGAGGCCGGCGAGCGGCTGGGCTACCTGCCCGGCACGCTGACCGACAAGATCGACCCGTACCTGCGCCCGCTCTACGACGCGCTCAACGAGATGCTCGACCCGGAGGTCGTGCCCAAGCTGCTCGCGGCCGGCACCATCGAGGTGGCCCCGCTGGCGTACATGCGCGGCCGCACGCTGAACGACTCGTTCATCATCCTGGACGAGGCGCAGAACACCACACCCGAGCAGATGAAGATGTTCCTCACCCGGCTCGGCTTCAACTCCAAGATGGTCGTCACCGGCGACATCACGCAGATCGACCTGCCGAACGCGGCGAGCGGCCTGCGGCTGGTGACGCGCGTGCTGAACGACATCGACGACATCCACTTCGCCCGGCTGACCAGCGACGACGTCGTGCGGCACAGCCTCGTCGGCCGGATCGTGGACGCCTACACCGAATACGACGCGAAGCAGCAGGCGCGGCAGTACGAGCGCGAGGAGGCCCGCGAGTTCGCGAACCGGGCCGAGCGCCGGGCCGGCACGCCGCGCGACCACCTCCCGAAGCGACAGTATCCCGATCGACAGGGCCCGACACGATGA
- a CDS encoding histidine triad nucleotide-binding protein, producing the protein METGERSIFSRIIAGEIPADVVYDSERIIAFRDIAPKAPVHLLVVPKTEQYRDVVELAAGDPALLAELVATAQKLADEHADGDFRLIFNTGAGAGQTVFHVHAHILGSPDGGLEEGSLGDD; encoded by the coding sequence ATGGAGACAGGGGAGCGCTCGATCTTCTCGCGCATCATCGCGGGGGAGATCCCGGCCGACGTCGTATACGACAGCGAACGCATCATCGCGTTCCGCGACATCGCGCCCAAGGCGCCGGTGCACCTGCTGGTCGTGCCCAAGACCGAGCAGTACCGCGACGTCGTCGAGCTGGCCGCGGGCGACCCCGCGCTGCTCGCCGAACTCGTCGCGACCGCGCAGAAGCTCGCGGACGAGCATGCGGACGGCGACTTCCGGCTGATCTTCAACACCGGCGCGGGCGCGGGGCAGACCGTGTTCCACGTCCACGCCCACATTCTGGGCTCGCCCGATGGCGGGCTCGAGGAAGGAAGCCTTGGCGACGACTGA
- a CDS encoding 16S rRNA (uracil(1498)-N(3))-methyltransferase translates to MSSLYLREDLTDVEVGARLTLTGAEAKHAATVNRTRPGESILIGNGRGLVASGEVLVATNTELTIDVEAVERVPRAEPAITLVQALAKGDRDELAVQAATELGVDAVVPWSASRSVSRWEGPKVAKGRDRWAAIVREAAKQSIRAWTPEVGELATTKQVAALAATHRVLVLEPGATDALTAVRPDGRPLVLVVGPEGGIAPQELDAFRSAGAEVVRLGDTVLRTSTAGPAALAVLNAALGRW, encoded by the coding sequence ATGAGCTCGCTCTACCTGCGTGAGGACCTCACCGACGTCGAGGTGGGCGCCCGGCTCACGCTGACCGGCGCTGAGGCCAAGCACGCCGCCACGGTCAACCGCACCCGCCCGGGCGAGAGCATCCTGATCGGCAACGGGCGCGGCCTGGTCGCGTCGGGCGAGGTGCTGGTCGCGACGAACACCGAGCTGACGATCGACGTGGAGGCCGTGGAACGCGTCCCGCGCGCGGAACCGGCGATCACCCTCGTGCAGGCGCTGGCGAAGGGCGACCGCGACGAGCTCGCCGTCCAGGCCGCCACCGAGCTCGGCGTCGACGCGGTGGTGCCGTGGTCGGCCTCCCGCTCGGTCTCCCGCTGGGAGGGCCCCAAGGTGGCGAAGGGCCGCGACCGCTGGGCGGCGATCGTGCGCGAGGCCGCCAAGCAGTCGATCCGGGCCTGGACGCCCGAGGTCGGGGAGCTGGCGACGACCAAGCAGGTCGCCGCGCTCGCAGCGACGCACCGGGTGCTCGTGCTGGAGCCGGGCGCGACCGACGCGCTGACCGCAGTCCGCCCCGACGGGCGGCCGCTCGTGCTGGTGGTCGGCCCGGAGGGCGGCATCGCGCCGCAGGAGCTCGACGCGTTCCGCTCGGCGGGCGCGGAGGTCGTGCGCCTCGGCGACACGGTGCTGCGGACCTCCACCGCGGGGCCCGCCGCCCTCGCCGTGCTGAACGCGGCGCTGGGGCGGTGGTGA